In Nostoc sphaeroides, the genomic window AAATGCCCAAAAGCAGGGAAGTGCTTGTCCGTTCAGTTCTTGGTTCAAGAAATCCCACAAGAGTTAGTTTTTAGGGGTACAGAGTGCAGCACTGTGCCCTTAAATTATTCACATAGCAAACCAAAGGATGAAAATGCAAACATATTATTACGTTTTGGCTAGTAAAAAATTTCTTCTCGAAGAAGAACCGACACACGAAGTTCTCAAAGAACGCACCCGCCACTACCACGAACAAGAAAAGCAAATAGATTTTTGGTTGGTTCCGCAACCAGCTTTCTTGGAAACACCGCAATTTAAAGAGCTAAAGGCGAAGTGTCCCCAACCAGCAGTAGCAATTATTTCTACCAATCCGCAATTTATTACTTGGTTAAAACTGCGTTTAGAGTACGTCATCACTGGTGAATTCCAAGCTCCTTCTGAGACAATACCCGATGCATTGGCATCGCTTGCTACTGTTTCCTAATCTGGCTATGGGGCATTGGGTTATTCTCGTTATCTCATTGTCCCTTTGCCTTCCTCATCACCCATTCGCTTGATTAAGTTGATAAATGTAGTTTCTTGCTGACAGCATCAAGAGTAATTGCTGCATACTGTTTAGGGGTGAGGATGCCCGGATAACCCCTCATGGGTAGACGTGCAATGTAATGTCTTCAATTG contains:
- a CDS encoding MgPME-cyclase complex family protein; its protein translation is MQTYYYVLASKKFLLEEEPTHEVLKERTRHYHEQEKQIDFWLVPQPAFLETPQFKELKAKCPQPAVAIISTNPQFITWLKLRLEYVITGEFQAPSETIPDALASLATVS